The DNA window GGATCCAGGCCTCCATCGGTTCCCCGAAATCCACCCAGTCGTCGGCGGAATACCAGAGCGGCTCAGGATCGATGCCGCGCTCGCGCAGCATGTTTTCCAGCACGAAGATCGAGGCGATTTCGAGCAGCTGCTTGGTTTTGCCATTCCTGTCGCGCACGGGCAACGGCCCGATCGCGCCCGCCGTGCCGGTGCGGCCGGAAAAGATCGCCGAATTCAGGACGATGCCGCCGCCGATGAAGGAGCCTATGAAGAAATAGACGAAGTCGGGATAGGAGGGGCCGACGCCGAAGACGAGTTCGGCCCCGCAGGCGCTGGTCGCATCGTTCTGCAGGAAGACGGGGTGGGAGACGCGCGCGGCGATATCTGCCTGCAGGTCGACATCCCGCCAGACCTCCATGGCGCCGGGCGGCGCCCCCACCTCTTCTGCCCAGTTCCACAGCTCGAACGGGGCGGCGATGCCGAGGCCGGCGATGCGGCTGCGCTGCTTGTCGTCGAGCCGGCTTTCGATCTCCTGAATGCCTGCGGTGACGAAGGCGAGGATGTCTTGCGGCAGCGGGTAGGCATAGGTCTGGTGCAACTGCATGCGGATTCGGCCGACGAAATCCATCAGCACCAGATCGGCGCTGCGCCGGCCCATCTTCAGGCCGAAGGAATAGACGGCGTCGGGATTGAGATGCATCGGGATCGACGGCTGACCGACACGGCCGCGCACCGGCGCCCCGCGCGACAGCAGCCCTTCCTTTTCCAGAACCCGCATGATGACCGAGACGGTCTGCGCCGAAAGCCCGCTGCGGCGGGCGATATCGGCCTTCGACAGTGCGCCGTAAAGGCGCACCAGCGACAGCACGAGCCGTTCGTTATAGGCGCGCACCCGGACCTGATTCGCACCACCGGCCGGATTTAGAATTGGCGGCGGAACCGGTGTGTGTTCCGGTCCATCCAAAGACGACATGGCCGCTCCTCCCGAGCGTTCGCCTCCTGCATTCTCCTCATCGGAGGCGATGTGAAAAACATGCAGCAGCTCAAAGCGGTACCGCGTTCGTCGCGTCTGAGACGCGCGGCGCTGTACACTGTAACTCTATCGAGCATGCCACATCGAATTAATAATTCAATTGGATTTATTTATTGACAAGCGGATTTCTTTCGCTCTTAATTGCCGTCGTCAAGGGCACCGGCAGCTTTGGAGCTATCGCGACTGAAGCGAAGTGTCATATTCTGAAAATTCCGGCCCGCAGGGGCGGCGCCGGCAAACTCTGGGAGGAGTTCATGAAGAAATCAGTTCTCGCATTTGGCGCGCTCGCGCTCGGTGTCGCTTTTTCCGCTCCGGCGATGGCGGCTGAAGTTTCCGCCTGCCTGATCACCAAGACCGACACCAACCCCTTCTTCGTCAAGATGAAGGAAGGTGCGACGGCCAAGGCCAAGGAACTCGGCGTTTCGCTGAAGTCCTATGCCGGCAAGATCGACGGTGACAGCGAAAGCCAGGTCGCAGCGATCGAAAGCTGCATCGCCGACGGCGCAAAGGGCATCCTGCTGACGGCTTCGGACACCAAGGGCATCGTGCCTGCGGTCAAGAAGGCCCGCGACGCCGGTCTGCTGGTCATCGCGCTCGACACGCCGCTCGAGCCGGCCGATGCCGCCGACGCCACCTTCGCCACCGACAACCTGCTCGCCGGCAAGCTGATCGGCCAGTGGGCCAAGGAAACCCTCGGCGACAAGGCCAAGGACGCCAAAGTCGGCTTCCTCGACCTGACGCCGTCGCAGCCGACGGTCGACGTTCTGCGCGACCAGGGCTTCATGATGGGCTTCGGCATCGACCCGAAGAACCCGGACAAGATCGGCGACGAAGACGACAGCCGCATCGTCGGCCATGACGTGACCAACGGCAACGAGGAAGGCGGCCGCAAGGCCATGGAAAACCTTCTGCAGAAGGATCCGAGCATCAACGTCATCCACACGATCAACGAGCCGGCCGCTGTCGGCGCCTACCAGGCGCTGAAGGCCGTCGGCATGGAAAAGAATGTTCTGATCGTTTCGGTTGATGGCGGTTGCCCGGGTGTGAAGTCGGTCAAGGAAGGTGTCATCGGCGCCACCTCGCAGCAATATCCGCTGCTGATGGCGTCGCTCGGTATCGAGGCGATCAAGAAGTTCGCCGACTCCGGTGAAAAGCCGAAGCCGACCGAAGGCAAGTCCTTCTTCGACACCGGCGTCTCGCTCGTGACCGACAAGCCGGTCTCCGGCGTCAAATCGATCGACACCAAGGAAGGCACGGACAAGTGCTGGGGCTGAGCCCGATCTCTTGAAACAGAAGACGGCCGGGGCTTGATCCTCGGCCGTTTTGGACGGACGATGTGCCGTCGCTCCACCGGCTAAGCAACGAACGGATGAACAGGAGTGACGGCCTCCGCGCGGGTTCGGCGCGCGGATGCGGAGGAGGAACCATGACCGGAGCACAGGAATTCGAACGCGTCCTCGACGGCAGCGACAAGAACGTCGCCTCCTTCGAGCACCAGGACGTCCCGCTGATCAAGCGCGCGCAGCATTTTCTGCACTCGACGCCGGCCGCCGTGCCGCTGATCGTGCTGGTGCTGGCGATCGCCATCTTCGGGGCAACGATCGGCGGACGGTTCTTCTCGTCCTACACCTTGACACTGATCCTGCAGCAGATCGCCATCGTCGGCATTCTCGGCGCGGCCCAGACACTGGTCATCCTGACGGCCGGCATCGATCTTTCGATCGGCGTCATCATGGTGATCTCGGCCGTCATTATGGGCAATGTCGCCATCACCTACGGCATACCGACGCCGATCGCGGTGATTTCGGGCCTTCTGGTCGGCGGCCTCTGCGGCCTGCTGAACGGCTTCCTGGTCGCCTTCATGAAGCTGCCGCCCTTCATCGTCACGCTCGGCACCTGGAACATCGTGATGGCGACGAATTTCATCTATTCCGCCAATGAGACGATCCGCGACGCCGATGTCGACGCACAGGCACCGCTGCTGCATCTTTTCGCGGCTAGCTTCAGGCTCGGCACCGCCGTGCTCACCCTCGGCGTCATCGCCATGGTCCTGCTCGTCCTGCTGCTCTGGTATGTACTCAATCACACTGCCTGGGGAAGGCATGTCTATGCGGTCGGCGACGATCCGGAGGCGGCGAAGCTTTCCGGTATCCAGACGAAGCGGGTGCTGCTGACCGTCTACACGCTGTCGGGCGTCATCGCCGCCTTCGCAGCCTGGGTGTCGATCGGCCGCAATGGCTCGATCTCGCCGTCCTCGGCGGTCACCGATTATAACCTTCAGGCGATCACCGCGACCGTGATCGGCGGCATCTCGCTCTTCGGCGGCCGCGGTTCCATTCTCGGCACGCTGTTCGGCGCCATGATCGTCGGCGTCGTGTCGATGGGTCTCAACATGCTCGGCGCCGATCCGCAATGGAAAGTCCTCTTGACCGGCGTGCTGATCATCGCCGCCGTCGCCATCGATCAGTGGATCAGAAAGGTTTCGGTGTGACCATGGCTGTCGAACCCATTCTCACCGCCCGCGGCCTCGTCAAGCGTTATGGACGCGTAACCGCGCTCGACAATGCCGATTTCGACCTCTATCCGGGTGAAATCCTTGCCGTCATCGGCGATAACGGCGCCGGCAAGTCGTCGCTGATCAAGGCGATTTCAGGCGCCGTCACCCCCGACGAGGGCGTGATCACGCTCGAGGGCCGGCAGGTGCATTTCCGCTCGCCGATGGAAGCGCGCGAAGCCGGCATCGAGACCGTCTACCAGAACCTCGCTCTGTCGCCGGCGCTGTCGATCGCCGACAACATGTTCCTCGGCCGCGAGATCCGCAAAAAAGGGCCGCTCGGCTCGCTATTCCGCATGCTCGACCGGCCCGCCATGGAAAAGCTGGCGCGCAACAAGCTCTCGGAACTCGGGCTGATGACCATTCAGAACATCAACCAGGCGGTGGAGACGCTGTCCGGCGGTCAGCGCCAGGGTGTCGCCGTCGCCCGCGCCGCAGCTTTCGGTTCGAAGGTCATCATCATGGACGAACCGACGGCCGCTCTCGGTGTCAAGGAAAGCCGCCGCGTGCTGGAACTGATCCTCGACGTGCGCGCCCGCGGCCTGCCGATCGTGCTGATCTCCCACAACATGCCGCATGTCTTCGAGGTCGCCGACCGGATCCATATCCACCGTCTCGGCCGGCGCCTGACGGTGATCAACCCGAAGGAATACACCATGTCGGATGCCGTCGCCTTCATGACCGGCGCCAAGGCGGTTCCGACGGAGCCCGTTGCGGCATGAGCGTACGCATCGACGACATCGCCGGCGAGGTGCTCTCCCGCGCCGGCGATGCCAGACGGTTCCTGATCGCCGTCGCCGGGCCGCCGGGGGCGGGCAAGTCCACCATGGCCGACAATCTAGCGGCGGCGCTGAAAGCCAAAGGCGAAAGCGCCGCAGTCCTGCCGATGGACGGCTTCCACATGGACAACGCCATCCTGATCGAACGCGGTCTGCTGGCGCGCAAGGGCATCCCTGAAACTTTCGATGTCAGGGGCTTCCTCGATATCATCCGTGCGGTCAGGGCGGCCGACCAGGAGGTTCTGGCGCCGGTATTCGACCGTTCGCGCGAGCTCGCCATCGCTTCCGCCCGGCCGATCGATCCCAAGGACCGTTTCATCATCGTCGAGGGCAATTATCTGCTCTTTACGCAGGGCAAATGGGCCGAACTCGACGGCATCTTCGATTTTTCGATCATGCTGGCGCCGCCGATCGAGGTCCTCGAGGAGCGGCTCTGGGCGCGCTGGCGCGGCTACAATCTGAGCGAGGAGGCCGCCAGCGCCAAAGTCTACGGCAACGACCTGCCGAACGGCCGGCTGATCCTCGAAAACCGTCGCCCGGCCGACGTGACGCTGGAGATCGCGCTGGCGTGATGCCGCGACAATTGTTTTCTTCAGGGGTATAGTGCTATCAGGCCGCAGACGCATCGCTTCGGAGGCCTGCCATGCAATCGATCACCATCCGCCGTCCCGACGACTGGCACCTGCATCTGCGCGACGGCGCCATGCTGGAAGGCGTGATCGCCGATACGAGC is part of the Rhizobium bangladeshense genome and encodes:
- a CDS encoding ROK family transcriptional regulator, which encodes MSSLDGPEHTPVPPPILNPAGGANQVRVRAYNERLVLSLVRLYGALSKADIARRSGLSAQTVSVIMRVLEKEGLLSRGAPVRGRVGQPSIPMHLNPDAVYSFGLKMGRRSADLVLMDFVGRIRMQLHQTYAYPLPQDILAFVTAGIQEIESRLDDKQRSRIAGLGIAAPFELWNWAEEVGAPPGAMEVWRDVDLQADIAARVSHPVFLQNDATSACGAELVFGVGPSYPDFVYFFIGSFIGGGIVLNSAIFSGRTGTAGAIGPLPVRDRNGKTKQLLEIASIFVLENMLRERGIDPEPLWYSADDWVDFGEPMEAWIQDTAKALAQAIVAAASIVDFSAAVIDGGFPHWVRSRVVQATIDEAAKLDLQGVLMPEIIEGAVGAQARAIGGASLPIFARYLTDQNVLFKEVDHAEGT
- a CDS encoding sugar ABC transporter substrate-binding protein, which gives rise to MKKSVLAFGALALGVAFSAPAMAAEVSACLITKTDTNPFFVKMKEGATAKAKELGVSLKSYAGKIDGDSESQVAAIESCIADGAKGILLTASDTKGIVPAVKKARDAGLLVIALDTPLEPADAADATFATDNLLAGKLIGQWAKETLGDKAKDAKVGFLDLTPSQPTVDVLRDQGFMMGFGIDPKNPDKIGDEDDSRIVGHDVTNGNEEGGRKAMENLLQKDPSINVIHTINEPAAVGAYQALKAVGMEKNVLIVSVDGGCPGVKSVKEGVIGATSQQYPLLMASLGIEAIKKFADSGEKPKPTEGKSFFDTGVSLVTDKPVSGVKSIDTKEGTDKCWG
- a CDS encoding ABC transporter permease, whose protein sequence is MTGAQEFERVLDGSDKNVASFEHQDVPLIKRAQHFLHSTPAAVPLIVLVLAIAIFGATIGGRFFSSYTLTLILQQIAIVGILGAAQTLVILTAGIDLSIGVIMVISAVIMGNVAITYGIPTPIAVISGLLVGGLCGLLNGFLVAFMKLPPFIVTLGTWNIVMATNFIYSANETIRDADVDAQAPLLHLFAASFRLGTAVLTLGVIAMVLLVLLLWYVLNHTAWGRHVYAVGDDPEAAKLSGIQTKRVLLTVYTLSGVIAAFAAWVSIGRNGSISPSSAVTDYNLQAITATVIGGISLFGGRGSILGTLFGAMIVGVVSMGLNMLGADPQWKVLLTGVLIIAAVAIDQWIRKVSV
- a CDS encoding ATP-binding cassette domain-containing protein, which produces MAVEPILTARGLVKRYGRVTALDNADFDLYPGEILAVIGDNGAGKSSLIKAISGAVTPDEGVITLEGRQVHFRSPMEAREAGIETVYQNLALSPALSIADNMFLGREIRKKGPLGSLFRMLDRPAMEKLARNKLSELGLMTIQNINQAVETLSGGQRQGVAVARAAAFGSKVIIMDEPTAALGVKESRRVLELILDVRARGLPIVLISHNMPHVFEVADRIHIHRLGRRLTVINPKEYTMSDAVAFMTGAKAVPTEPVAA
- a CDS encoding nucleoside triphosphate hydrolase, which gives rise to MSVRIDDIAGEVLSRAGDARRFLIAVAGPPGAGKSTMADNLAAALKAKGESAAVLPMDGFHMDNAILIERGLLARKGIPETFDVRGFLDIIRAVRAADQEVLAPVFDRSRELAIASARPIDPKDRFIIVEGNYLLFTQGKWAELDGIFDFSIMLAPPIEVLEERLWARWRGYNLSEEAASAKVYGNDLPNGRLILENRRPADVTLEIALA